In the genome of uncultured Celeribacter sp., the window CATGGGCGATCGGCTCTGGCATCTGGCCCGTGGCGAGGACAAACGCCGCATTTCGGCCCATCGCCCGGTCAAATCCATCTCGAATGAGACCACCTTTTCCGAGGACATCGCCACGCTCGATCTGCTCGACGGCCACCTTTGGCGGCTGGCGCAAAAGGTCTCCGACCGCAGCAAGGCCAAGGAGATCGCAGGCCGGGTCGTGACGCTGAAACTCAAACGCGCCAATCACGCCAGCCTGACGCGGCGTGTGACGCTGCATGAACCGACGAATATCGCGGACAGGATGTTCCGTACAGCACGCGATCTGCTGGTCCCGGCTTTGGATCAGGGTCCGTTTCGTTTGATCGGCATCGGCATTTCCGATCTCGTGCCCGCCTCTCAGGCCGATCTCTCCCCCGATCTTCTCGACCCGGACGCCATCAAACGCGCCAAAGCCGAACGGGCCAGCGACGAGATTAGAAAACGGTTTGGCACAGATGCGATTGTGAAAGGCCGCGCGCTGCGTTGAGCGAGATTATTCAGCCGCCAGCGGCAGGCGTTCCGCCCCGATCTCCGCGATGATCCGAACCGCCGCCGTGATCCGCTCGCGAAACGCCGGAAAATCGCGGCGCGGCTCAAGCGTCGCCTCATTCATATAGAGCGAGCGATCAATCTCGACCTGAATGGCGTGAAACTGGCGCGAGGGACGCCCGTAATGCTGCGTCACATAGGCGCCTGCGAAGGGCACATTGCGCGAAACGATAAAGCCCTGCGCCCGAAATGCAGCTTCGACCGCTTTCACGATCTCAAGGTTCGCGGACGCTCCATAGCGATCACCGATGATGATCTCCGGGCGTTTCTTTTGCCCGGTCCGCACCGTCGACAAGGCCTCTCGCGGCATCGAATGGCAATCGATCAGAATCGCCTGACCGAACAGCGCATGCGATTCTTCGAGCACGGATTGCAAAAGCCGATGATAGGGTGTCCAGACCTGATCCAACCGATCCTGCGCGGCGGCGCGGCTCATTTTCCCACGATAAATCGCCCGTCCACCCGACACCACACGCGGAATCACCCCAAGCCCCGAGGCGATCCGGGGGTTCATCCCGACACGCGGCACGCCTTCGATCAATGCGGGGTCCAATTCGTCGGAGCGGCGGTTGAGATCGACCCAAGCCCGTGGATAGGTCGCGGACAACAGCACCGCGCCGAACTCCGGCACCCGCGAAAAGATCCGATCCACATGAGCGTCCTCGGATGAGCGCAGCTGCAAAGCATCCAACAGCCCATGCGCCAACATCTCTTTCGGATAGGCCCGCCCGCTGTGCGGCGACGCAAAAACCACAGAGGAGGTTCTCTGCTCTGGGCGCTGCAAAAGATAGGGGGCTGGGATCATCTAAAGTCCTTTCACAAAACAACTATAGTGCGTTTTCTCAAAATCCGAAGACCTTCATTTCACGAAAACCCTATGCTCATTCGCCCTCATCGTCGCCCTTTTCTCTTGCAAAAACGCTAAGCCCGCCTGAGAAACACGCGGGCGGATCGAAAATCTCTGTCAAAAGCTCTTGAACAATCATCCGACTCCTTTTATACGCCCACGGACTGACGCGGGAAATGCCCGCGTCTTGTTCGTTACGCCGCTCGCCTAACAGCTTGCAAAACATCGAATAAGACGCAGTTTCCCACGGACGGACGGGCGTATAGCTCAGTGGTAGAGCACTTCGTTGACATCGAAGGGGTCACAAGTTCGAACCTTGTTACGCCCACCATCCGACCGGTCAGATTGGTTTTAACTGGCGCACGCAGGCGCCGCGACAAGGAGACTGGACATGAAAGTTCGTAACTCGCTTCGTTCGCTGAAGAACCGGCACCGCGACTGCCGCGTCGTGCGCCGTAAAGGCCGCGTGTACGTGATCAACAAGACGCAGCGCCGTTTCAAAGCCCGTCAGGGCTAAGATCAGCAGCGATCATCTAAAAAAAGCCGCTCGATTTTCGGGCGGTTTTTTTGTGTCTGAACCTTCGCCATTCAGAGTCTCCCTCTGAGCCGCGCCAGCCAAAGATGCACGAGCGCGCCGAAACAAAAGACGACACAAGCAAAGCCGACCAGACCCGACAAACCAAACCGCTCCACCAACCACAGCAACAGAGGCGTGCCAATCAGGTTGCCGAAATTTCCGGTCTGGGCCAAGGCGCCATTGGCCAGCGACTGATCCTCATGCGTGGCGTTCAGAACCGGGATCGACGCAAAACTCCCCGCCTGGACAAACCCCAGAGAGGCGATCATCGCCACGGCAATCCACGCCTGCCCGCCACCAAGGCCCAGGCAGAGCGCCAAGATCGCCGCGATGGAAAAACCGCTCACCAGCACCGCAATCGGAGAAACAAAACGCAGCAAGGTGATGCCCAGCGTCATCGACACGCTCAAAGCGGCCAGAGGCATCACGCCGGAAATCACCCCGCGCTGGTCCATAGAGACGAAGTCCGGGAACACCGTCACGAGAGCCACGAAGGCCATGGCATAGAACAGCCACCCCGCCGCAGGGGCGGCAATCGCGGGCGAGGAATAGGCCGTGACATGTTTGGCCATGATCTCGCGCAGACGCAATGCGGCCACAGGTTCTCGTCGCACCACAGGCGGCAAACGCCGCGACAGAATCAGAGCCATGGTCCAAAGCAGCCCCCCATGCACAATCAACAGAACCGGCAGGCCAAAACGCTCCGCCAGAGGCAGCCCGAGCCATGAGAACACCGCGAAAGCCACGGCAAACACCGTGCTCCAAAGCGCCATGGCAGTGTTGCGAAATGCGGGCGGCGCGATCTGCCCGATCAGGGTCGGCGCGGCGACGACGATCATGAGATGCGATGCGCCCTCAAGCACACGACTGGCCAGCATCAGACCGAAAGCGGGCTGGCTGGCCTGAAACAGCGACAAGGCCCCGCCAAGCCCCAGCGCCAGCATCAGCAATTTGCGAAACCCGTAGCGCGACAGAATCATCCCTGCGAACAACCCGAACACGAGGCCCATCACACTCAGCGCCGAAATCAGAAACCCGAGTTTGGGACCCAGCCCCGGATAGAGCGCCCGAAACAGCGGGAAGACAACCGCGACCTTGGCAAATTGCCCGGCGGCGAAAATCCCGGTGATCCAGAGGAAAAAGATGGTCAGGCGTGCGCGCCCGTCGGTTTGCGTCATGCGAAAGCCATGACTGATTTCAAACCATCCTCTCAAGCGCCATTTCCGCACAGGCGGGCGGAGGAGAGGGTCGCATAAAAATGGCGCGCCCGATATCGGACGCGCCACCAGTAATTTCACGATGGCTTACTTCGTCACGTCGATCAGGATTTTGACGTGCTCACCGGAGGCATCGAGCAGCGCGTCGAAACCTTCGGTCACAGCCTCGTCCAGCACGATTTTCTTGGTCACGACTTTCTCCGCCGGGATCGCGCCCGACGCGATCAGATCGACCACTTTCGGCCAGTAATGCGTCGGATAGGCCCAGGCACCGCGCACGTCGACGTCTTTGAAGGTCACGTCATGCCAATGCAGCTTGCTGTCCTTGGTGTGCAGACCGACCTGAACAATCGTGCCCTGTTTGCGCACAGCCTGAAGCCCGGTGTTGAGCGCGGCTTCATTACCGGAGGCCTCGATCACCTTGTCACAGCCCACGCCACCCTCGGTCTGGGCGCGGATCTCGGCCACCACATCGTCCTTCGTCGGGTTGAAAGTGATGACTTCCGGCAGAATCTCTTTCGCCAGTTTCAGACGGGTTTCATTCACATCCGAGAGGAAGATTTTCGTCGCACCAAAGGCTTTGGCGGACAGCATCGCCAGCATGCCAATCGGGCCAGCGCCGGTCACGAGGACACTATCGCCCGCCGTCACTTCACCGCGCTCACAGGCATAGACGGCTACAGCGGTCGGTTCGACCAGCGCGCCCTCTTCCCAGCTCATGGTATCCGGGATTTTCACCGCGTTGTAATCGTTGACGATGGCCGCCTCGGCCATGCCGCCGGACATCCAGCTCAGGCCGACAAGTGCCAGATCCTCGCTCAGATGAAACAGACCACGATCAGCGAAATAATCGCCCGAGCGCGGCATCACCAGCGGCTGCACCGACACGCGGTCACCCGGTTTCACATGGGTCACACCTTCGCCCACGGCGGTCACTTCGCCGCTGAACTCATGGCCCAGAACCTGCGGGGCCTGCGCTTTGGTGAACGGGTGCGGCTCGACCGGCACGAAAATCGGCCCGGCGACATATTCATGCAAATCCGTGCCGCAAATGCCGACATATTTGTTCTTGATGGCCACCTGCCCGGGCCCCGGTTGGGGAATATCGTCAATCTCTTCGATGCGAAGGTCTTTCGCGGCGTAGAACCTAAGAGCTTTCATGGGGAGGTCTCCTTATTAAATCACAGTTTGCCCCAAAGGGCATGGGCCATGGCATCTGTCGCGCCGGCCTCACCCCACACTTAAGCTCTTTTATTCAAAAGGAAATGTGTACTGTTGCACACAATTCTGTGTAATCCGGCCCCCTGCCCCATCCGACACAAAAAGGCGCCGCACAATCGTGCGACGCCTTCTTTATCTCTCTCGCGAGATCATCACACCTTGCGGTAAATTTCGTCTTCGATCTCGGAGGTGTCCACACCGAGGCTTTCCAGACCGTCCTCGAGGTAATCCGACAAAAGCGGAATGCCCAAGAGGTATTTGTCGGTCGGCCCGATGGCCTCTTGCTTTGCGGTCTCGAACGCTTCGGCGTAGTCGTCGAAGGTTTCGCGGCCGATCCACATGATCGCCACAAGCGCGGCTTTCTCATCCTCGTTCAAACCGCGGATGAAGCTTTGCAGCTCGCGCCCGGTCCCATCCGAGGGGCGGGATTCCAAGATCGTATCCCCATCGGCGTCATCCGATGGCGTATCCCAACGACCGACTTTTGCCCCAAGCTCGCGCGCGCGCACGATGACAAAAGCAACTTTGTGCGGGCTGATATCCATAACAGGGGTCCTCCATTCGTCTGACTGAGTGTGCATCTTACATCTGTTTCGGCACATGACCTAAGTCAAAGGGTCCGCTTTGAGAAGAGCGCTTTACGATTTTTGCACAAGCGTCGCAGGGGGAACCGGCGCCGCATCGCTTGCCAGTTCCTCGAAATCGAAATTGTCAAGCCGATGGGCACGTTTACCAGCTTTCTCGGCGGAGATTTTGATGTCTTCGAGATCTTTCGCCGCCTGTCCGAAATGCCGGTCGAGATTGCCAACACGGGTGCCGAGACGTTCGACATCGGCGTGCAAAAGCGACAATTCCTTGCGAATGGCCCCCGCCTGTTCCCGCATCCGCGCATCTTTCAGAATCGCGCGCATCGTGTTGAGCGTCGCCATGCAAGTCGTCGGCGACACGATCCAGACACGTTTGTCGAATCCCTCACGCACCAGTTCCGGGAAATTGGCGTGAAGCTCTGCGTAAACCGCCTCGGAGGGCAGGAACATCAAGGCCCCGTCCGCCGTTTCACCCTCAAGGATGTATTTCTCGGAAATATCGGCGATGTGTTTTTTCACCGCCTGCCGCATCAGTTTCGCGGCCTCGTTCAACTCCCATTGCGTCTCCGCACGTCTGAGCGCCTCATAGGCTTCCAAGGGGAATTTACTGTCGATGGCAATCGGTCCCGGCGGGTTCGGCAGGTGGATCAAACAGTCCGCCCGCCGCCCGTTCGAGAGCGTCGCCTGAAGCGTATAGCTGTCACGCGGCAGGGCCTTGCCCACGATGTCGTTCAGTTGAATTTCCCCAAACGCCCCGCGCGTTTGCTTGTTCGACAGGATGTCTTGTAGCGACAACACATTGCCCGAAAGTTTTTCGATATTGGCCTGCGCCTTGTCGATGGTCTCCAGCCGCTCCTGCAACGCGCCCAAGGATTTCGCCGTCCGCTGTGCCGAGCCTTGCAGGTTCACGTTCATCGTTTCGGTCACGAGGGACAGCCGCTTTTCCATAAGCTCCAGCATCTTCGACTGCGACGCCACCTGCGCCTCTGACACATGTGTCAGACCACCGGCGAGCTGTTGCTGCCCGTCCGAGAGCATTTGCACCCGCTGGCCCAGCTGGTTCATCTGTTGCGCAATCGGCAATGCCATCTTCGCCGCTTCACCGGAGCGTTTCAGCACCACGATCAGAAGGATGAAAAAGACTAGAAACACCGCCACGCCAATCACGGCGGCCAGTGTCAGGGGATCGGAAAAATCGAGTGTCATGTGCGCCCAAAGAGCCGTTCGATGTCGGAAAGTTTCAGCTCCACATAGGTGGGCCGACCGTGGTTGCATTGCCCGGAGTGCGGTGTGGCCTCCATCTCGCGCAGAAGCGCATTCATCTCTTCGGCGTGCATCCGGCGGCCAGAGCGGATCGAGCCATGACAGGCCACCCGCGACAGAACAGCCTCGATTTTGGCCTGCACCGTGAAACTGTCGCCCAGATCGGAGAGCTCATCGAGAATGTCCTCGATCATCGCCTTCGCGTCGACGCGGCCCAAAATCGCGGGCGTTTCGCGCACGGCAATCGCACCGCCGCCAAAGGGTTCGATGCCAAGACCCAGCTTCGCGAGATCGTCGGCCAGATCCAAAAGCATCTGCGCATCGTTGGCAGAGAGTTCGACAATCTCCGGGATCAAAAGCGCCTGCGCCTTGACCCCATGTTCGGCCATCTGATGTTTGAGCTTTTCATAGACCAACCGCTCATGTGCGGCATGTTGATCGACGATGACAATGCCGCGTTCGGTCTGGGCGATGATGTAATTTTCATGCACCTGTGCGCGGGCGGCCCCCAAGGGCAAAGCCTCTGTCACAGGCGCCGCCTCGACCTCTTCCATGCGTGCCGAGGGCACAGACATTTCGGCAAATCCGGGGGTGATCATCGGCTCGGGACGTTCCGCCGCTTGCCAAGTGTAACTTTGCTCAATCCCCTCGGAGGAGGGACGATAGGGCGCGGAATAATTCTGCGACGGGCGGTCCATTTGATAGACACGCGGCTCGGTCACTTCTGGCCGCATCGCGCCAAGCGTCGCATTGGCCACCGTGGTCGAGGCACGGTGGCCGGCTTCGGCCAAAGCATGGCGCAAGGCCGAAACAATCAGCCCGCGCGCAAGGCCCGGTTCCCGAAACCGCACTTCGGATTTTGCCGGGTGCACGTTGACGTCCACCAGATGCGGATCGCAGTCGATGAACAGGCACGCCGCAGGGTGACGGTCGCGGGAGAGGAAATCGAAATAGGCGCCGCGCAACGCGCCAACGAGCAATTTGTCCCGCACAGGTCGCCCGTTGACGAACAGATACTGCGCCACCGCAGAGCCCCGCGAATAGGTCGGCAGCGCCGCGTAGCCGGTGAGCGTCAGCCCCTCGCGTTCGGCATCAATCGCCAAAGCGTTCTCGGCGAACTCCTTGCCCAAGACAGTCGCCAAACGTCCATGCAACGCGTCGAACATATCGCCCGATTGCGGATCGGCGCGGAAGGTCACACGCCCTTCGCCGCCGCCCGACACATCGCGCAGAGTGAAGCCGACGTAAGGTTCAGCCATGGCGAGACGCTTGATCACATCGGAAATCGCCTGTGCCTCCGCCCGATCGGTGCGCAGGAATTTGAGACGCGCAGGCGTGGCGTAAAACAGATCGCGCAGCTCCACGACCGTGCCGCGACTGAGTGCTGCGGGTTTCACCGGCTCCATCTTGCCGCCGGACACCGAAAGCGTCACGCCCTCGGCCCCCTCGGCGCGCGAGGTGATTTTCAACCGACCGACAGCGCCCAGCGACGGCAGTGCCTCACCACGAAAGCCAAAGGTGTGGATGTCGAGCAAATCGGAGCCGTCGATCTTCGATGTCGCATGGCGCGACAGCGCGAGAGGCAGGTCATCCGCCGTCATCCCGCAGCCGTCATCGGTGACACGAATGAGCGTCTTGCCGCCATCCGCATAGTCCACTTCGATCCGGCGCGCACCGGCGTCGATGGCGTTTTCCGCCAGTTCTTTGACGGCAGAGGCGGGCCGTTCAACCACCTCGCCCGCCGCAATACGGTTGATCGCCCCCTCGTCGAGCTGACGAATGACGGGGCGCGGGGCCTCTTGGCTTATGTTGCGTGTCGGAGAATTCATACCACTAGGCGTAGCATGACACCGCCCGATTCGACCATGGCGAAATCCGGGCAAATCGAGCGGTTTCAGAGCGCCTCGCGTTCAAAGCGTTTTTCGTTTAATCTGAATCAGATTGAGCGAAAAGCGCCGCCACACTGCACTAATGTTGCTGCGCTTCTCAAAAATTGAGTGCCTCAAGTTTTTGAGAAACGCTTTAGTTGGTCACAAGGCCTTCGGGGCTACCGACCACCACAAAAGACAGGCTTTCCGGGTCATAAAGCTGCTGGATCACCGCGTTGATTTCATCGAGCGTCACCGCCTCGATCATCTCGTTGCGCGTGGTGATGTAATCCGGCGACAGCCCGTCCATCTGCATGCCGACCAGAATGCGCGCGATCGGACCGTTGCCGTCAAACCGCAAGGCATAGGCACCGGTGAGATAGGTTTTCACCATCTCCAATTCCTCGGCGGTGAGCCCCGTTTCGACAAACTTCGCCCATTCGTCTTTCACCACATCAATCGCCTCGGCCACCACGGCATTACCAGAGGAAAACTGCCCCATGACCAATTCGGAGTGATCGAACGGCACAAGATAGGAGCCAATGCCATAGGTCAGGCCGCGCTTTTCACGCACCTCATCCATGAGCCGCGATTCGCCATGACCGCCCAGCACCTCATTCGCCATGTAAGCCGGGATGAAATCCGGATCATCGCGCGTGATGCCCTTTTGCCCGAACATCACCACCGATTGCGGCGTATCAAAAGGCACGACTGTGACGCCACCCGCCAGCGCAGGCTCGACACGTTCCGGCAACTTCGGGCCGCTTTCCGGCAAATCACCCAAGAGATCGTCCAAAAGCGTCGCAAGTTCTTCGGCGGAAATATCCCCGACGGCCCCGACATAGAGGCGATCACGGGTCATCACGCGGTCTTTCGCGAGGAACATATCGTCACGGGTCAGACCGGCCACACTCTCAGCCGTGCCATTGTCGTCACTGCCATAGGGGTGATCGCCAAAGGCCTGTTTGTAGAACATTTTCGAGGCGATATCGCCCGGATCGGTCTCTGAACTGCGCAGGATCGACTGGACCTGACCGCGCACCCGGTCGACGGCCTCCTGATCGAAGCGCGGCTCCATCAAGGCGGTGCGCAACAGCGCCATGGCCTCGTCGCGGTTCTCTGTCAGAAAGCGCGCCGAGATGGTTACCGAATCCATATAGGCGTCGAATTTGAAACTTGCGGCCAGCGCGTCACGCGCCTCGGCAAAGCCTTGGGCGTCCAACTCCCCCGCGCCCTCTTCAAGCGTCGCCATCATCAAATTCGTCTCGCCGCGTTTGCCCGGACGATCCAGCGCCGTACCGCCGCGAAAGCGAATCTCCAGCGCGGTGAAGGGGATGGAATGCTCTTCGACCAGCCAAGCGTTGATGCCGTCCGGCGTTTCCACGGTCTGCACCTCGACGGCGGCCTGCGCGGGCAGGCTCAGCCAGAGCACCGCAATCATTGCACTCAGAAGATGTTTCATCCTTCGGCTCCTTCAAGGGTCGCGGGCATGAGCCAGCCGGTGACGGCGTGGCGGCGGTCGAACACATCATGGGCCGCGGCCATGACATCCTCTGGCGTCACCGCCTGCAAAACATCCGGCCAGGCTTCGATGTCATCGAGCGACAGGCCAATGGCCAATTCCCGACCGTATTGACGGGCGAGACCTTCGATATTGTCCTCGGCATAAATCCGGCTGGCGCGCAGTTGAGTCTTCAGCCGTTCGAATTCATCGAGATCGACGCCATCTTTCAGAAATTGCGCGAGCGTCGCGTCGAGCGCGGCTTCGGCGTCTTTCATCGACACATCCGGGCTTGGCACCATGATCAGACCAAAAGTGGCGTCATCAATCGACGTGCCATCATAATAGGCCCCGACATAGATCGCTTTCGGATCGGTAAAGGTCAGGTTGCGTGCCAGATAGGAGGTCGTGGAATTGCCGCCCAAAAGCTCGGCCAGAATTTGCAGCGCGGCCGCTTTTTCCTGATCGCCCGGATCGCGTTCCGGGGCCAGATAGGTGCGGCTGATCGAGGGCTGCGCCACGCGCGGATCGCTCATGGTCATGCGACGCTCCGCCAGTTGCGGCGGCTCCTGCGGGCGCAAGCGGGGCGCGAGATCGGAAGAGGGCGCGACGGGGCCGTAATAGGTCTTGGCGAGACCCAGGACTTCTTCGGGGTCGACATCGCCCGCGACCACGAGAATGGCATTATTCGGCGCATAATAGCGGTGGTAGAAATTGAACGCATCGTCGCGCGAGAGCTGCTCCATTTCCTGACGCCAGCCGATGATCGGCACGCCGTAAGGGTGATTGAGATACTGCGCCGCGCGGGTCTGTTCGCGGAACAAGGCACCCGGATCATTGTCGATCCGCTGGTTGCGCTCTTCCAGAATGACCTGACGTTCGGTTTTTACATCGTCTTCGGTCATTTGCAGATCGCGCATCCGATCTGCTTCCATCTCCATCATCAAAGGCAGGCGATCCGCCGCAATCCTTTGATAATAGGCGGTATAGTCCCAAGAGGTGAAGGCATTGTCCGATCCGCCATTGCGAGTCACCGTTTCCGACAACTCGCCAGAGGAGAGATCGTCCGTGCCCTTGAACATCAGGTGTTCGAGAAAATGCGCGATGCCGCTTTTGCCCGCGGGCTCGTCCGCCGCGCCGATTTTATACCACACGGTATGGGCCACCACGGGGGCGCGGTGGTCCTCCAACACGACGACCTCCATGCCATTGTCCAGGGTATAATGGCTCACTTCGGCCGCATGAGCCGGGGTCATTACGGGGAAAGCGAACGCCACAAGGGCCGCCAAACCATATTTCATGAAAGCACCTTTGTGCGTCTGATCAATTACGCCGCGAGTGTGCGCAAAAGCCGGGGCCAGCACAACCGGGTTGACGCGGACGTGAAGCGCCGCGATCCGCTTATTGTTCGGGGGCTGTCGGCACATCAATGCCGAGGGCGCGCAGGCGTTCCCATTCGGCATAGGGATCGAGGGCAAGGCGTTTATAGGCGCGCTCATAGCTGCCACGGCCTTTGCGACGGCCCTCGTCGGCCTCATAAAGCTCCGCACGAATTTCGGGATCGACACCATAGCGCGAGGCATAGGACACGATCCCGCCATCAACACCGCCCGTCGGCACACGTCCGCCCAATGCGGCGATCGCATCGGCCTTGGGCGTCGGATCGGTGCGGTTCGTCCCGCCCGGCGTCGGGGCCGGCAGCGCGCTATAGCTTTCCGGGGCTTGCAGCGGCTTGGAGGGCAGGATCGAAAACTCATCCGGGCCGGTTTTGATCCGGTTCGGAACGCGTTCTTTGTTCTGACCACAGGCCACAAGCGCGGTCAAAGCCACAAGGCACAGCGCCGTTTTGAACACATTCGAGACCATGAAAACCTTCCTCCGCAAATCGCGTCTGAGAATATGTAGACCAGACTGAGCCGGAGGTCACGTCCGGTTTTTCTTGTCACCCGTGAAAAGGATGAGACCAAAGGCGCCCGCGAAAATCGTGATGTCGGCGACGTTGAAGGAATAGGGGTTGGAAAAGCCGCAACAGGACATGTTGAGAAAATCCGCCACTGCCCCGTAGACGATCCGGTCGATGGCATTGCCCAGCGCGCCGCCGATCAAAAGCCCGGCACTGATTTGGCCCAGCGCAGAAAACTGTTCGCGACGGACCCAGAGCAGAACCCAAATCGAAATCACCACCGCCAGCGCCACCCAGCCCCAGCGCAACAGATCGCCATGACCGGACAAAAGCCCGAAATTGGCACCCCGGTTCCACGCCATGTGGAACACGAGATAGGGGGGCAGAACGTCGATCTGCCCCACCTCTTTGAGATTCAGGACTTGGACCACGGCCCATTTCGAGAGCTGGTCGATCACAAAGGTGATCAGCGCTGTCAGAGCCGTGATCCGCATGATGTGTCCTTAATGACGGAAGTGGCGCATGCCGGTGAGGACCATGGCGAGACCGGCCTCATTGGCGGCATCAATCACCTCCTGGTCACGCATCGAACCACCCGGTTGGATCACACAAGACGCCCCCGCAGCGGCGGCTTCGAGAAGACCGTCGGCAAAGGGGAAGAAGGCGTCAGAAGCCACAGCAGAGCCTTTGGTCAGCGGCTCCGGCAGGCCCATGGCTTCGGCCATACGTTCGGCTTTCTTCGCGGCGATCAACGCGGAATCGAGACGCGACATCTGACCGGCACCCACGCCAACCGTGGCCTGGTCTTTGACGTAAACAATGGCGTTCGACTTGACGTGTTTCGCGACTTTCCACGCGAACAACAGGTCTTTCATCTGCTCAGGCGTCGGCGCTTTCTCGGTCACGACCTTCAGGTCATCCATGCCGACAAAGCCCGCGTCTTTGTCTTGGAACAGATAGCCGCCCGCGACCTGACGGATCGTGTTCGGTTTCTCCATGACATTCGGCAGACCTTCGGTGGTCAGCAGGCGCAGGTTCTTTTTCGCGGCGAAAATCTCTTTCGCATCGTCGGTGGCACCGGGGGCAATGACGACCTCGGTGAAAATCTCGACGATGGCTTTCGCGGTTTCCGCATCGAGCACCTGGTTCAGCGCGACAATGCCCCCGAACGCAGAGGTGCGGTCACAGTCGAAAGCATTGTTATAGGCCTCCAAAAGCGTCGCGCCCTTGGCCACACCACAGGGATTGGCATGTTTGATGATCGCCACAGCGGGGGTCTCCGCCGGATCGAACTCGGCGACAAGCTCAAACGCCGCATCGGTATCGTTGATGTTGTTGTAGGACAGTTCCTTGCCCTGATGCTGCACAGCAGTCGCCACACCCGGACGCTCGGAGCCATCGACATAGAAGGCCGCAGACTGGTGCGGGTTTTCGCCATAGCGAAGCGTCTGTTTGATTTGACCTGCAACCACGCGACGACGCGGGGCCTCTTCGCCAATCGCGGAGGCCATCCAGTTCGACACGGCGGCGTCATAGGCGCCGGTGCGGGCATAGGCGATCTGAGCCATTTTCTGGCGGAACGCGTAGGAGGTCTGGCCGTCGTTGGCGTCAAGCTCGGCGATCAGCGCGTCGTAATCTTCGACGTCCACAACGGTGGTCACGAACCCGTGGTTCTTCGCCGCCGCACGGATCATCGCCGGGCCACCGATGTCGATGTTCTCGATCATCTCGTCATACTCCGCGCCACGGGCCAAAGCGGCCTCGAAGGGGTAGAGGTTCACGATCAACAGGTCAATGCCGCCGATGCCGTGCTCGTCCATCGCGGAAACATGCTCGGCATTGTCACGCAGCGCCAGAAGACCGCCATGCACACGCGGGTGCAGGGTCTTCACACGACCGTCCATCATTTCCGGGAAGCCGGTGACTTCGGAGACGTCTTTGACCTCAAGCCCCGCGTCGCGCAGCGTCTTCGCCGACCCGCCGGTGGAGAGCAGTTCAACCCCCTTGGCAGCCAGCGCCTTGCCCAGATCAACAAGGCCGGTTTTGTCGGATACGGAAAGAAGCGCGCGCTTCACGGGAGTAAGGTCGGTCATTTTGGCAGTCCCCAGAACAAGAGCAGATCAGCTTAGGGTCGCGTCGTCCATCTCAAGGTCGCGGAGCG includes:
- a CDS encoding N-formylglutamate amidohydrolase — its product is MIPAPYLLQRPEQRTSSVVFASPHSGRAYPKEMLAHGLLDALQLRSSEDAHVDRIFSRVPEFGAVLLSATYPRAWVDLNRRSDELDPALIEGVPRVGMNPRIASGLGVIPRVVSGGRAIYRGKMSRAAAQDRLDQVWTPYHRLLQSVLEESHALFGQAILIDCHSMPREALSTVRTGQKKRPEIIIGDRYGASANLEIVKAVEAAFRAQGFIVSRNVPFAGAYVTQHYGRPSRQFHAIQVEIDRSLYMNEATLEPRRDFPAFRERITAAVRIIAEIGAERLPLAAE
- the ykgO gene encoding type B 50S ribosomal protein L36, producing the protein MKVRNSLRSLKNRHRDCRVVRRKGRVYVINKTQRRFKARQG
- a CDS encoding MFS transporter; this encodes MTQTDGRARLTIFFLWITGIFAAGQFAKVAVVFPLFRALYPGLGPKLGFLISALSVMGLVFGLFAGMILSRYGFRKLLMLALGLGGALSLFQASQPAFGLMLASRVLEGASHLMIVVAAPTLIGQIAPPAFRNTAMALWSTVFAVAFAVFSWLGLPLAERFGLPVLLIVHGGLLWTMALILSRRLPPVVRREPVAALRLREIMAKHVTAYSSPAIAAPAAGWLFYAMAFVALVTVFPDFVSMDQRGVISGVMPLAALSVSMTLGITLLRFVSPIAVLVSGFSIAAILALCLGLGGGQAWIAVAMIASLGFVQAGSFASIPVLNATHEDQSLANGALAQTGNFGNLIGTPLLLWLVERFGLSGLVGFACVVFCFGALVHLWLARLRGRL
- a CDS encoding 2,3-butanediol dehydrogenase, which produces MKALRFYAAKDLRIEEIDDIPQPGPGQVAIKNKYVGICGTDLHEYVAGPIFVPVEPHPFTKAQAPQVLGHEFSGEVTAVGEGVTHVKPGDRVSVQPLVMPRSGDYFADRGLFHLSEDLALVGLSWMSGGMAEAAIVNDYNAVKIPDTMSWEEGALVEPTAVAVYACERGEVTAGDSVLVTGAGPIGMLAMLSAKAFGATKIFLSDVNETRLKLAKEILPEVITFNPTKDDVVAEIRAQTEGGVGCDKVIEASGNEAALNTGLQAVRKQGTIVQVGLHTKDSKLHWHDVTFKDVDVRGAWAYPTHYWPKVVDLIASGAIPAEKVVTKKIVLDEAVTEGFDALLDASGEHVKILIDVTK
- a CDS encoding DUF3775 domain-containing protein codes for the protein MDISPHKVAFVIVRARELGAKVGRWDTPSDDADGDTILESRPSDGTGRELQSFIRGLNEDEKAALVAIMWIGRETFDDYAEAFETAKQEAIGPTDKYLLGIPLLSDYLEDGLESLGVDTSEIEDEIYRKV
- the rmuC gene encoding DNA recombination protein RmuC, with protein sequence MTLDFSDPLTLAAVIGVAVFLVFFILLIVVLKRSGEAAKMALPIAQQMNQLGQRVQMLSDGQQQLAGGLTHVSEAQVASQSKMLELMEKRLSLVTETMNVNLQGSAQRTAKSLGALQERLETIDKAQANIEKLSGNVLSLQDILSNKQTRGAFGEIQLNDIVGKALPRDSYTLQATLSNGRRADCLIHLPNPPGPIAIDSKFPLEAYEALRRAETQWELNEAAKLMRQAVKKHIADISEKYILEGETADGALMFLPSEAVYAELHANFPELVREGFDKRVWIVSPTTCMATLNTMRAILKDARMREQAGAIRKELSLLHADVERLGTRVGNLDRHFGQAAKDLEDIKISAEKAGKRAHRLDNFDFEELASDAAPVPPATLVQKS